From a single Equus asinus isolate D_3611 breed Donkey chromosome 2, EquAss-T2T_v2, whole genome shotgun sequence genomic region:
- the LOC106833401 gene encoding olfactory receptor 4N2, whose protein sequence is MESENSTVVKEFILLGLTQSRDMQLLVFVLVLIFYLIILPGNFLIILTIRLDPGLTAPLYFFLGNLAFLDASYSFIVAPRMLVDFLSEKKVISYRGCITQLFFLHFLGGGEGLLLVVMAFDRYMAICRPLHYSTVMNPRACYALLLALWLGGFVHSIIQVALILRLPFCGPNQLDNFFCDVPQVIKLACTDTCVVELLMVFNSGLMTLLCFLGLLASYAVILFRVRGSSSAGKSKAMSTCTTHIIVIFLMFGPGIFIYTRPFRAFPADKVVSLFHTVIFPLLNPVIYTLRNQEVKASVRRLFNQHIA, encoded by the coding sequence ATGGAGAGTGAGAATAGTACAGTGGTGAAAGAATTCATCCTCCTTGGTCTGACCCAGTCTCGAGATATGCAGCTCCTGGTCTTTGTGCTCGTTTTAATTTTCTACCTCATCATCCTCCCTGGAAATTTCCTCATCATCCTCACCATTAGATTAGACCCTGGCCTCACAGCCCCCCTCTACTTCTTTCTGGGCAACTTGGCCTTCCTGGATGCATCCTACTCCTTCATTGTGGCTCCCAGGATGCTGGTGGACTTCCTCTCTGAGAAGAAGGTAATCTCCTACAGAGGCTGCATCACTCAGCTCTTTTTCTTGCACTTCCTCGGAGGAGGGGAGGGGTTACTCCTTGTTGTGATGGCCTTTGACCGCTACATGGCTATCTGTCGGCCTTTACACTATTCCACTGTCATGAACCCTAGAGCCTGCTATGCCTTGCTGTTAGCTCTGTGGCTTGGAGGCTTTGTCCATTCCATTATCCAAGTGGCCCTCATCCTCCGCTTGCCCTTCTGTGGCCCAAACCAGCTGGATAATTTCTTCTGTGATGTGCCTCAGGTCATCAAGCTGGCCTGCACAGACACCTGTGTGGTGGAGCTCCTGATGGTCTTCAACAGTGGTCTGATGACCCTCCTGTGCTTCCTAGGGCTTCTGGCCTCCTATGCGGTCATCCTCTTCCGTGTACGTGGGTCCTCCTCTGCGGGGAAGAGCAAGGCCATGTCCACGTGCACCACCCATATTATCGTTATATTTCTCATGTTTGGGCCTGGCATCTTCATCTACACTCGCCCCTTCAGAGCCTTCCCAGCTGACAAAGTGGTTTCTCTCTTTCACACTGTAATCTTTCCTTTGTTGAATCCTGTGATTTATACCCTTCGCAACCAGGAAGTGAAAGCTTCCGTGAGGAGGTTGTTTAACCAGCACATAGCCTAA